A single Anopheles arabiensis isolate DONGOLA chromosome 2, AaraD3, whole genome shotgun sequence DNA region contains:
- the LOC120894886 gene encoding rab3 GTPase-activating protein regulatory subunit — protein MSCEVKVLASIDNLDEVQEQFGLSSEENWLNAISYSLSPAGDILALGHGSILVVLASRWDRQRQLNVYKTAWRGAIDSPSCIITSVLCTPIVGQGQSSQTMVDFSYIMVGLDDGQVLFYGENGTLIHSQTFHQEPVQAIKAQSGKHINEELYVQHPSCTVILQGAQVFPLLRSLRQQINRYGIGSPKVNEAQETIACRKWSYEKGMTIVDAVVVGPQKSCTYDHLLTASLEGGFFAKYRHAAPQNSLIIAAGSKPYVGFHYAKEGFTQPVLADVARAVASKIKSALPSWLGGGASAQQQTAAEPQLPPSEPLICRFGLCDLQRNAFAVWLAPNYQLAAVADNLGRVILVDCQRGIALRIWKGYRDAQCGFVEVAEKLPKESSSAAPGRKMDRRKALFLVIYAPRRSVLEIWSLRAGGPKVAAFSAAKNGQLIYNTHSQMGVTSGASKVKYTGHGCTFFDPSDSSLKEIVIPFHCALSDSKSKLAKDLHLLKRLKVCLKSGDGSESEELEEMTDMCRCFETDEVRQQCVEMLAKQRKIRPKLFAAVVDIFAEIAVEESIVNSTLGVSEASAGGDDDQHGDEEHQDTRSICLPAGKSPLQVMCENYQRLVLFYLHLHGDRPSIEDGKAVQQRSQEKSLDGNDTEEPHPELVDQKADAQSTINLQLSDQELTVIEQLIELIRLNESEGSQAGQNATVAGSAASKGVKFDESVSSGGRNSSFMEYLSSFNVTNEDLILLRDESSHATLGKIIFDKLYRTDSSRLAGFVEASEACGLMPEDLLRTFLAYWLRLPFNYSDMSTLIEDLNRFNAVLHQICLVARDRIYFENNAICLWWQSVREYLLESPCALRGLLAALMCRNEALRHESRRRSDEEELTATEQFEQVSQEACQWMLLIYKLEDVAILGKILGESVRCRNPGWPTLKYQKPVVSLKEILTGGKGIVSELVAKWIASTGIDPPMLVIEVPPEATELDIKAEESSPGKGTDPEKSSRRERNRRLAMLKANLLLTSEYGPSKDGGGEQEELDPVLYNLNILRLHFPFSLDSGQLLAQLAWEYIGAWSRNMANVACLQAGLASLKAIPRLQYSIKHGLCCMIWNAHLKIPLEATKKLVNKVGRLPKEKLCLQDIGISDALVPQFLECCLEFFDQFGGSLDHDKLELRFEDLLQDGPVPLTTLATQQSSANMALLRLHQELTTVLLILTSFSVRYANKPIQQLFDGMSNQAFFSEINRQQNATNALPKADQLLRKTRLEFLCRTVTATMELIHEDMETVYYADHNGWMDTIERLAGAWELEFGDIRKHQIIELYAYGWDTYAHELLENVIPDQTFSNLLLTIAGRRLALYTKANPTAWGQIAAVGPLLTDYLDTLVSNSNYGPPLRSVETDETVLATAAGSDLFIEKITKLTEKAFNCLSALAVNAKGTAKELRIAGLIFDACATIKDHRH, from the exons ATGTCTTGCGAAGTAAAGGTTCTCGCCAGCATTGATAACCTGGACGAGGTGCAGGAACAGTTCGGTTTGAGCTCAG AAGAAAACTGGCTGAATGCGATTTCCTACTCCCTGTCGCCTGCCGGAGACATTCTCGCCCTTGGGCACGGATCGATACTGGTGGTGCTAGCTTCCCGCTGGGATCGGCAACGGCAGCTCAATGTGTACAAGACGGCCTGGCGAGGGGCGATCGATAGTCCCAGTTGCATCATCACCAGCGTGCTCTGCACGCCCATCGTCGGCCAGGGCCAGAGCTCGCAAACCATGGTCGACTTCAGTTACATCATGGTCGGACTCGACGATGGGCAGGTGCTGTTTTATGGCGAAAACGGTACGCTCATCCATTCGCAAACCTTCCACCAAGAGCCGGTGCAAGCGATCAAGGCGCAGAGCGGCAAACATATCAACGAGGAGCTGTACGTCCAGCATCCGTCCTGCACTGTGATCTTGCAGGGGGCGCAGGTATTTCCGCTGCTTCGCAGCCTGCGCCAGCAGATCAATCGGTACGGCATCGGCAGCCCGAAGGTGAACGAAGCGCAGGAAACGATCGCTTGCCGCAAGTGGAGCTACGAGAAGGGCATGACGATCGTGGATGCCGTGGTCGTGGGGCCGCAGAAGAGCTGCACCTACGATCATCTGCTGACGGCCAGCCTGGAGGGAGGTTTTTTCGCCAAATATCGCCATGCGGCACCGCAGAACTCGCTCATCATTGCCGCGGGCAGCAAGCCTTACGTTGGGTTCCATTACGCCAAGGAAGGGTTCACGCAGCCTGTGCTGGCGGATGTGGCCCGTGCGGTGGCTAGCAAAATCAAATCTGCCTTGCC TTCCTggttgggtggtggtgcttccgCCCAACAACAAACTGCCGCCGAACCACAGCTGCCCCCGTCGGAACCGTTGATTTGCCGGTTCGGATTGTGTGATTTGCAGCGGAACGCATTTGCCGTGTGGCTTGCACCGAACTACCAGCTGGCTGCCGTGGCGGACAATCTCGGGCGCGTGATCCTTGTCGACTGCCAGCGCGGCATTGCTTTGCGCATTTGGAAGGGCTACCGTGATGCGCAGTGTGGGTTCGTCGAGGTAGCGGAAAAGCTGCCGAAAGAATCGTCTTCGGCCGCCCCCGGTCGCAAGATGGACCGCCGGAAGGCACTGTTTCTCGTGATTTACGCACCCCGCCGATCGGTGCTCGAGATATGGTCGCTGCGTGCCGGTGGCCCCAAGGTGGCCGCCTTCAGTGCGGCCAAGAACGGGCAGCTCATCTACAACACCCACAGCCAGATGGGAGTGACCAGTGGGGCAAGCAAGGTGAAGTACACTGGGCACGGGTGTACGTTTTTCGATCCGTCCGACAGCAGCCTGAAGGAGATCGTGATACCGTTCCACTGTGCGCTGAGTGATTCCAAGTCGAAGCTGGCCAAAGATTTGCATTTGCTGAAGCGACTGAAGGTGTGCCTGAAGTCGGGCGACGGCAGCGAGTCGGAAGAGCTGGAGGAAATGACCGACATGTGTCGATGCTTCGAGACGGACGAGGTGCGGCAGCAGTGCGTGGAAATGTTGGCCAAACAGCGCAAGATTCGCCCGAAGCTGTTTGCAGCGGTGGTGGACATTTTTGCTGAGATTGCGGTCGAGGAATCGATCGTGAACAGTACCCTTGGCGTTTCGGAAGCTTCCGCAGGCGGTGACGATGATCAGCACGGTGATGAGGAACATCAGGATACGCGGTCCATCTGTTTGCCGGCGGGCAAAAGTCCGCTACAAGTGATGTGTGAAAATTATCAACGACTAGTCTTGTTTTATCTGCATCTGCACGGTGATAGGCCATCGATCGAGGATGGTAAAGCGGTCCAGCAGAGAAGTCAGGAAAAGTCGCTCGATGGCAATGATACCGAAGAACCCCACCCCGAATTGGTTGATCAGAAAGCTGACGCACAAAGCACCATCAATTTGCAACTATCCGATCAGGAGCTAACGGTGATCGAGCAGCTGATCGAGCTGATTCGGCTGAACGAAAGCGAAGGATCGCAGGCGGGGCAGAACGCCACCGTGGCAGGCAGTGCAGCATCGAAAGGCGTCAAGTTCGACGAGAGTGTCAGTTCGGGTGGGCGTAATTCCAGCTTCATGGAGTACCTATCATCGTTCAACGTAACAAACGAGGATCTTATACTGCTGCGGGATGAGAGTTCTCATGCAACGCTTGGCAAGATTATTTTCGACAAGCTGTATCGGACAGATTCGAGCCGGCTAGCTGGATTCGTGGAGGCGTCCGAAGCATGCGGTCTGATGCCCGAAGACTTGCTGCGAACGTTTCTCGCCTACTGGCTGCGCTTGCCGTTCAACTACAGCGACATGTCCACGCTGATCGAGGATTTAAACCGGTTCAATGCCGTGCTGCACCAGATATGCTTGGTGGCGCGTGATCGGATCTATTTCGAGAACAACGCCATTTGTCTGTGGTGGCAGTCGGTGCGTGAATATCTGCTGGAGTCGCCGTGCGCGTTGCGCGGTTTGCTAGCCGCGCTGATGTGCCGCAACGAGGCGCTGCGCCACGAAAGCCGCCGACGTAGCGATGAGGAGGAGCTTACAGCGACGGAACAGTTCGAGCAGGTCTCGCAGGAAGCGTGCCAGTGGATGCTGCTGATCTACAAGCTAGAGGACGTGGCTATCCTGGGGAAGATTCTGGGCGAAAGTGTGCGCTGCCGCAATCCGGGCTGGCCGACGCTGAAGTACCAGAAACCGGTAGTGAGCCTGAAAGAGATTCTCACCGGCGGCAAGGGCATAGTGTCGGAGCTGGTTGCGAAATGGATCGCGTCGACGGGAATCGATCCGCCGATGCTGGTGATCGAGGTGCCACCGGAAGCGACGGAGCTCGATATCAAGGCGGAGGAGTCTTCGCCCGGCAAGGGCACCGATCCGGAGAAGAGCAGCCGGCGGGAACGGAACCGGCGATTGGCGATGTTGAAGGCGAACCTGCTGCTCACGTCCGAGTACGGTCCGTCGAAGGACGGCGGCGGGGAGCAGGAAGAGCTCGATCCGGTGCTGTACAATCTGAACATTCTTCGGCTACATTTCCCGTTCAGTCTCGATTCCGGGCAGCTGCTGGCTCAGCTCGCCTGGGAGTACATCGGGGCGTGGAGCAGAAACATGGCGAACGTGGCCTGCCTGCAGGCCGGACTCGCCTCACTGAAAGCCATCCCGCGGCTGCAGTACTCCATCAAGCACGGTCTGTGCTGCATGATCTGGAATGCGCATTTGAAAATCCCGCTCGAGGCGACGAAGAAGCTGGTGAACAAGGTCGGCCGGCTGCCGAAGGAGAAGCTCTGCCTGCAGGACATCGGCATCAGTGATGCGCTGGTGCCGCAGTTTCTGGAGTGCTGTTTGGAGTTTTTCGACCAGTTTGGCGGCAGCCTCGATCACGACAAGCTGGAGCTACGcttcgaggacctgctgcaggACGGGCCGGTACCGCTGACGACGCTCGCCACCCAGCAGTCGTCGGCCAATATGGCTTTGCTGCGGCTGCACCAGGAGCTGACGACCGTGCTGCTCATACTGACCTCGTTCAGCGTGCGCTATGCGAACAAACCGATCCAGCAGCTGTTTGACGGGATGTCGAATCAGGCGTTCTTTTCCGAAATCAATCGACAGCAGAACGCGACCAATGCGCTGCCGAAGGCGGACCAGCTGTTGCGGAAAACGCGGCTCGAGTTTCTGTGCCGCACGGTGACCGCCACGATGGAGCTTATCCACGAGGACATGGAGACGGTGTACTACGCGGACCATAACGGGTGGATGGACACGATCGAGCGGCTGGCCGGTGCCTGGGAGCTGGAGTTTGGCGACATTCGGAAGCATCAG ATAATTGAGCTGTACGCGTACGGCTGGGACACATATGCGCACGAGCTGCTGGAGAACGTCATTCCGGACCAAACCTTCTCGAACCTGCTGCTAACGATAGCGGGCCGCCGACTGGCATTGTACACCAAAGCGAACCCGACGGCCTGGGGCCAGATTGCTGCCGTCGGCCCCCTGCTCACCGACTATCTCGATACGCTT GTAAGCAATAGCAATTACGGACCACCGCTGCGTTCCGTCGAGACGGACGAGACCGTGCTGGCGACGGCAGCCGGCAGTGATTTGTTCATCGAAAAGATAACGAAACTAACGGAGAAAGCGTTCAACTGTCTCTCGGCGCTGGCAGTCAACGCGAAGGGCACGGCCAAGGAGCTCCGCATCGCCGGGCTCATCTTTGACGCTTGCGCCACAATCAAAGATCATCGACAttag
- the LOC120896393 gene encoding lysosomal alpha-glucosidase-like: protein MFRRQDGNSAPTKTSRQYGSGNNFPPEMGYDTTAIPEFDKRPALIHILLLNKTIRLFVVLALASVVIPAFAYLFFFSKEIGHGGKRDIIGTCGHPTLYHIPCGYPSNLTQDECHLLGCCYTSLATCYHSLPSEHQYIIGSEWSVGEPAILSPYRPVTSYDKAALREVRFDVSVTEETGGRFRFLLSKINATQDAPMSSKVSLGLETADLQVQVYSPTFFIEVKRKIDQEVIFSTARGPLVVTEDFLEWTLHLGADILFGLGRAYLEPGSKYLLLNTQNSSTVPIVMGYNAKLKLFNGLMFNAPGLTEVEIVGSRLIIVRAQLGDSFDLQFLPGPTPSLLYGQAKAILQNQYTPPYWAYGVHVCDQSVKRNLTIVRRNLELLLNDTIMFDSHCLHNDMFWLSDTMVLDKDTESMLQLLRDAGKKFVPSLVLTVAYGGNPTFIDAREKAILLRHPGNQLAYQGRVRNRTAVYVDWRTSRSANLTDWLDAQWQRVLNLQADGYVLEEANPRDERNSTLPRVKQLIYQPDQLNDTLVDLLPWNTLLSDDSQLVLSQHNMIGVRALDAIQRKIDPSNTLVVTSAYDIHTRAANLPANISTSWISLRREVDRCIGLSIVGISFTGTPICGNAPLTNGSSVSEELCIRWYQFGSLLPLLRVAADRTPNQFTRFGQRIMHAALRRRFSLLEYLNTLLLLEDAPYLRPMFYHYEEAANYTMDLWEQFMLGEALLVAPVLLPQMTQIAIYFPETFYELWAGQQMPGNDVLQYAVVESDLPMFLRPGHLVPMRHVVEELVDLENGTAVPLTAELSRLKPLYLVGAFECNVRRWRCTMAGRVLFLPGFRLDFGVDLDERVTISVKAAVTSPEAQQLACSDGATLNVTIGNVQLYGHPNTTQPLLFDLGYDFCAQPDKRVEYVNEHCKGPVEDPYGGDDV, encoded by the exons ATGTTCCGTCGGCAGGATGGAAATTCCGCCCCCACAAAAACGTCACGCCAGTACGGTTCGGGAAACAATTTCCCACCGGAAATGGGTTACGATACGACAGCGATTCCGGAGTTCGATAAAA GGCCAGCTCTAATACACattctgctgctgaacaaAACGATACGCCTGTTTGTGGTGCTTGCCTTGGCCAGCGTCGTAATACCAGCGTTTGCGTatctgtttttcttctcgaAGGAAATCGGCCACGGTGGCAAGCGCGACATCATCGGTACCTGTGGCCATCCGACGCTGTATCACATCCCCTGCGGGTATCCGAGCAACTTGACGCAGGATGAGTGCCACCTGCTGGGCTGTTGTTACACCAGTCTGGCCACCTGCTATCACTCACTACCGTCCGAGCATCAGTACATCATCGGAAGCGAGTGGAGTGTGGGAGAACCGGCCATTCTGTCCCCTTACAGGCCGGTTACTTCGTACGATAAGGCGGCTTTGCGTGAGGTACGCTTCGATGTCAGCGTTACGGAGGAAACGGGAGGTCGGTTTCGGTTTCTGCTTTCAAAGATAAACGCAACCCAAGATGCTCCAATGTCCTCGAAAGTCTCCCTCGGACTAGAAACAGCCGATCTGCAGGTACAGGTGTACAGTCCTACGTTCTTTATAGAGGTGAAGCGAAAGATCGACCAGGAAGTGATCTTTTCTACGGCCCGTGGACCACTGGTCGTGACGGAGGACTTTCTCGAGTGGACACTGCACCTCGGTGCGGATATACTGTTTGGGTTGGGTCGGGCTTATCTCGAACCTGGGTCAAAGTATCTACTACTAAACACGCAGAACTCATCCACCGTGCCGATCGTGATGGGTTACA ATGCAAAGCTGAAACTCTTCAATGGGTTGATGTTTAACGCGCCCGGCCTCACCGAGGTGGAAATCGTAGGCTCCCGGCTCATTATCGTACGTGCACAGTTGGGCGATAGCTTCGATTTGCAGTTTTTGCCCGGACCAACGCCTTCCCTGCTCTATGGACAGGCGAAGGCTATCCTTCAGAACCAATACACCCCACCGTACTGGGCGTACGGCGTGCACGTTTGCGATCAGTCGGTGAAGCGCAATCTTACGATCGTGCGACGGAATTTGGAACTGCTGCTCAACGACACGATCATGTTCGATTCTCACTGTCTGCATAACGACATGTTCTGGCTGTCCGATACGATGGTTCTTGATAAGGATACGGAGTCAATGTTGCAGCTTCTGCGAGATGCCGGCAAGAAGTTCGTTCCATCTCTGGTTCTCACCGTAGCTTACGGAGGCAATCCCACCTTCATTGATGCCAGGGAGAAAGCCATACTGCTGAGACACCCGGGGAATCAGCTCGCCTATCAGGGTCGTGTGAGGAACAGGACTGCCGTGTACGTGGACTGGCGAACAAGCCGTTCCGCGAATCTTACCGACTGGTTGGACGCACAGTGGCAGCGTGTTCTTAACCTGCAAGCCGATGGGTATGTTCTGGAGGAAGCCAACCCTCGTGACGAGCGCAACAGCACTCTGCCACGTGTAAAGCAACTGATTTACCAACCCGATCAACTGAACGACACGCTGGTAGATCTTTTACCGTGGAACACGCTACTGTCGGACGATTCCCAGCTCGTCCTTTCCCAGCACAACATGATCGGTGTCCGTGCGCTCGATGCGATCCAGCGAAAGATTGACCCATCAAACACGCTGGTTGTAACGTCCGCCTATGACATACACACTCGTGCAGCGAATCTTCCCGCCAACATCTCCACCAGCTGGATTTCGTTGCGCCGTGAGGTGGACCGCTGCATAGGCCTATCGATCGTCGGCATCAGCTTCACCGGCACCCCGATCTGTGGCAATGCACCGCTGACCAACGGTTCCAGCGTGTCCGAGGAGCTCTGCATCCGGTGGTACCAGTTCGGCTCACTGTTGCCTCTGCTACGCGTTGCGGCCGATCGTACACCGAACCAGTTCACCCGGTTCGGACAGCGCATAATGCATGCGGCACTGAGGAGACGGTTCTCGTTGCTCGAGTACCTGAACACGCTGTTATTATTGGAGGACGCCCCTTACCTGCGGCCAATGTTCTACCACTATGAGGAGGCAGCCAACTACACGATGGACCTGTGGGAGCAGTTTATGCTCGGTGAGGCGCTCCTGGTCGCGCCGGTACTGCTTCCCCAGATGACACAGATCGCCATCTACTTTCCGGAAACGTTCTACGAGCTTTGGGCAGGCCAGCAGATGCCGGGAAACGATGTGCTCCAGTACGCGGTGGTTGAGTCCGATCTGCCGATGTTTCTGCGCCCCGGGCATCTCGTCCCGATGCGGCACGTTGTGGAGGAGTTGGTGGATCTGGAGAACGGAACGGCGGTGCCACTGACGGCGGAACTGTCCCGCCTGAAGCCCCTGTATCTGGTCGGTGCGTTCGAGTGCAATGTCCGCCGGTGGAGGTGTACGATGGCGGGCCGGGTACTGTTCCTGCCCGGCTTTCGGCTAGACTTTGGCGTCGATCTGGATGAGCGTGTTACGATCAGTGTTAAGGCGGCGGTAACTAGCCCGGAGGCGCAGCAGCTCGCTTGCTCCGATGGTGCCACGCTGAACGTTACCATTGGCAACGTGCAGCTGTATGGGCATCCGAACACGACGCAACCGTTGCTGTTTGACCTTGGCTATGACTTTTGCGCCCAGCCAGACAAGCGGGTGGAGTACGTGAATGAACACTGCAAGGGGCCGGTGGAGGATCCGTACGGCGGGGACGACGTTTAA